The region ATGGATAAAGATGAATTACTTGAGAAACTTCGCGCTAATCTCTCTCGAGATACTTGGAACAACTGGCTTACTTCTGCCGAAATATTAGAGATAAATGATAAAAAAATTATCATGGGTCTAAGAAATATATTCATCAAAGAAACCGTAGAAAAAAGGTTTGGAACAATAATACAGGATACACTCTCTAATATATTGGGTAAAAAAGTGTCTGTAGAATTTAGAGAGATACCTATCACTCGAGAAAGCAAAAATTCTGTTACCGGGCCAATTATAAAAAATAGACCTTTAAAACTTTCAGAATTTAATCCGGAGTTTACTTTTGAGAGCTTCGTTGTCGGAGAAAGTAACAGAATGGCTTATTATTCAGCCTTGGAAGTTTCAAAAAACCCAGGCAAATTTAATCCTCTTTTTATATATGGCGATGTTGGATTAGGAAAGACGCATCTTCTTCATGCTATCGCTAATTATGTACTAGATCACTCGCCTGATATGAAAATAAAGTATGTAACCGCTGAAGATTTTATGAACGAGATGATGGACGGTATAAGATCTAGTGGCATGGATAAATTTCGAGAAAAATTTAGAAAAAATGTTGACTTCTTATTAATTGATGACGTTCAATTTTTAATTGGTAAAAATACTGTACAAACCGAGTTATTTCATACGTTTAATACTCTTTTTAACTCTCAAAAGCAAATCGTTATTTGTTCTGATAGAACACCAGAAGACCTTTCTACCTTTCATCCCAGATTGATTAGTAGATTTGAAATGGGACTTGTCACTGACATACAAGCTCCTGACAAAGCAACAAAGTATCTAATTGCTAAAAAAATGGCAGAGATGATATCTTTTCAATTAAATGACGATGTTGCTTATTATTTAGCAGAACATATAGATCAGAACCTTAGAAGGCTTCGAGGAGCTATTATGAATCTAGTCTTACAAAGTCAAATTTCTGGCAAAGAAGTAGACTTAGATTTCGCTAAAAAAACTGTAGATTCTATGATAAAAATGAACGCCAATAAAATGAAGTTCCATTCAAAAGAGGTTATTGATTCTATTAAAGAAGATTCTGTAATAAACGCAGTCGCATTAGAGCTTAATTTAGATAGGAAAGAAATATTTTCAAATTCTCGAAAAAAAGATATTGCTTTAGCTAGACAGTTGATTGCCTACATTTTTAAAACAAATTTTAAGATGAAAACAAAAGACATTGCAGAAAAATTAGATAAGAATCATTCTACTATAATTCATTCGATTAAAAAGATAGAACAGTCATTATTAATGGGAAACGAGGTAATCAAAGAATCTTTAAACAATATTTATATAAAACTTGAAGAAGAGAAAGTTAGCATGAATATTTAACTATTTAAATAAAAA is a window of Defluviitoga tunisiensis DNA encoding:
- the dnaA gene encoding chromosomal replication initiator protein DnaA, with the translated sequence MDKDELLEKLRANLSRDTWNNWLTSAEILEINDKKIIMGLRNIFIKETVEKRFGTIIQDTLSNILGKKVSVEFREIPITRESKNSVTGPIIKNRPLKLSEFNPEFTFESFVVGESNRMAYYSALEVSKNPGKFNPLFIYGDVGLGKTHLLHAIANYVLDHSPDMKIKYVTAEDFMNEMMDGIRSSGMDKFREKFRKNVDFLLIDDVQFLIGKNTVQTELFHTFNTLFNSQKQIVICSDRTPEDLSTFHPRLISRFEMGLVTDIQAPDKATKYLIAKKMAEMISFQLNDDVAYYLAEHIDQNLRRLRGAIMNLVLQSQISGKEVDLDFAKKTVDSMIKMNANKMKFHSKEVIDSIKEDSVINAVALELNLDRKEIFSNSRKKDIALARQLIAYIFKTNFKMKTKDIAEKLDKNHSTIIHSIKKIEQSLLMGNEVIKESLNNIYIKLEEEKVSMNI